The genomic region CTGGATCCGGGCCTGGCCTTCGGCACCGGCACGCACCCGACCACGCGCATGTGCCTGCGCTGGATCGCCGGCCATGGCGACAACAACCAGCCCTGGAAGCGCGTGCTCGACTACGGCTGCGGCTCGGGCATCCTCGCCATCGGCGCGGCCCTGCATGGCGCACAGAACATTGACGCCGTCGACATCGATCCGGCCGCCGTCATCTCCAGCGAGGCCAATGCGGCCGCCAACAAGGTGTCGCTCAAAGCGGCACTGCCCGATGCTGCACAAGGCGAGTACCCGCTGGTGCTGGCCAACATCCTGGCCACGCCGCTGAAGCTGCTGGCACCGCTGCTCTGCGCCCATGTCGCGCCCGGCGGCCATCTGGTGCTGGCCGGCATCCTCGAGCGCCAGGCCGACGAGCTGAAGCAGGCCTATGCGCCCTGGCTGCAGCTCGAGGTCAGCGACAGCGAGGACGGCTGGATCCTGATGACCGCCCGTCGTCCGGGCTGAGCCTCGATGAGAGGACGGCTTGAGGGTCGCCCTGGGGTCTGGTCTTGCCAACCCCATGGCATGATTCGATCCCGATGAACCTTGCCACCCGTTGCACTGCCTGCGGCACCATCTTCCGCGTGGTGCAGGACCAGCTGCGTGTCTCCGACGGCTGGGTTCGCTGCGGCCGCTGCGCCGAGGTCTTCGACGCCCGCGAGCAGCTGTTCGACATGGACCGCGAGCCGCCGCCCCCCTGGCCGGCCACGCCGGCCGCCGCACCGGCTGCAACCCGGCGCGAGTCCGAGGCCCTCGAGCCTGAGGCACCACCGCCGGCACCACCACCTCAGCCCGCTTGGACCGAGGACGATTCGCACTACGAAGAGCCCGTCGAAGAGCCGGAAGCGCCGCCTCCTGCAGCGCCTGTGACTGCGCCTGCACCTGAGCCCATGACGGCAGGTCCGCGAGAACCGCATTTCGATGCGGACCCGGTGTTCGCCGATGATCCCGAGCCGTCGATGGATGCGCCGGTGATCGCCATCGATCCCAGGCCGGACGTGGTGCTGGATCCTCGGCTGAATGAGATCGCCGCCGAACCTGCGGTCACGACCTCGCCTGCCACCACGGCAACGGCTGCCGCGGCGCCAACGCCGGAATTCCTGCGCAAGGCCCAGGCCCAGGAGCGCTGGCAGCGACCGGGCGTGCGGATCTCGCTCGGGCTCGGTTGCCTGCTGATGCTGGGCCTGCTCGCAGCCCAGTTCACCTGGCAGTTCCGCGACATGCTGGCCAGCCAATATCCAGCCCTGGCGCCCACGCTGCGCACGGCCTGCGAAAGCCTGGGGTGCAAGATCCAGCCCTGGCGCCACATCGAATCGCTGTCGGTCGAGCAGAGCTCGCTCACGCAGGCCGGCTCCGGCAATCACTACAAGCTGGGCCTGAGCCTGCGCAACAAGTCGGACAGCGAGCTGGCCCTGCCCTGGGTCGAGCTGAATCTCACCGACGCCGGCGGCCAGTTGGTGGCGCGGCGCATGATCTCGCCGGCAGATTTCAATCTGAAGGCCGACCGCATCGCGGCCCGCGGTGAACAACCGCTGCAGCTGGTGTTCGGCAGCAGCCAGCGGGTCAGTGGCTACACGGTCGAGATCTTCTACCCCTGATCGTGAGCGGGAGGTCGGCGCCATGCCGGCCCGCCATCGCCACAGATCCAAGCGCCCATAAAAAAACCCGGCCGAGGCCGGGTTTCACAAGCGCCTAGCGGCGCTCCATTCAGGGCTTGTTGCCCGTCGGGAACGGCCATGCGGCTTGCGGGCTCAGTGCCGTCTTGGCAGCAGGAGCGGGCGCAGCAGCGGCAGGCTTGGCGGCCGGGGCAGCCTTCTTGGCAGCGGGCTTCGCAGCAGGCTTAGCAGCGGCAGGCTTCGCAGCGGCAGGCTTGGCAGCAGCCTTCTTAGGAGCAGCGGCCTTCTTGGCAGCAGGCTTCTTAGGAGCAGCGGCCTTCTTGGCAGCAGGCTTCTTGGCAGCGGCGGCCTTCTTGGGAGCAGCAGCCTTCTTGGCCGGTGCAGCCTTCTTGGCAGCGGGCTTCTTGGCCGGAGCAGCCTTCTTAGGAGCAGCAGCCTTCTTGGCCGGTGCAGCCTTCTTGGCAGCGGGCTTCTTGGCCGGAGCAGCCTTCTTGGGAGCTGCAGCCTTCTTGGCCGGAGCAGCCTTCTTGGCAGCGGGCTTCTTAGCCGGAGCAGCCTTCTTGGCCGGAGCGGCCTTCTTTGCCGGAGCAGCCTTCTTGGCCGCGGGCTTCTTGGCCGGAGCGGCCTTCTTGGCGGGAGCGGCCTTCTTGGCCGGTGCCTTCTTTGCAGTTGCCATCACAGTTCTCCTTGATCAAGGTAAGAAACACTGCCCGCTGCCGACGACGTCGGTGCTCGAACAGTCATCCACCACCCGAAGGTCGCCCAGGAGGAGCGCCCCGGTGCGGTGAATTGGTTTGCGTCCCGCCTTGCCCCGGCTTCTATCTAGGTGGCCGGAGTCTGGGGCGAATCGCCAATCTCAAGAATTCATTCGGAATGAGCGATGCAAGGGCACTGGCCTCGCTTCAACTCAATCCCAGGACAGTGCGCCACCGGATTGGTATTCGATGACGCGCGTCTCGAAGAAATTACGTTCCTTCTTCAGGTCGATCATTTCGCTCATCCACGGGAACGGGTTTTCCTCGTTCGGGAAGAGCTCCTCAAGGCCGATCTGCACCGCACGACGGTTGGCGATGAAGCGCAGATAGCCCTTGAACATGGAAGCATTGAGGCCCAGCACGCCGCGCGGCATGGTGTCCTCGGCATAGCGGTACTCGAGCTCGACGGCCTTCAGGAACAGGGCCTTGATCTCAGCCTTGAACTGGGCGTTCCAGAGCTGCGGGTTCTCGAGCTTGATCTGGTTGATCAGGTCGATGCCGAAATTGCAGTGCATGGACTCGTCGCGCAGGATGTACTGGTACTGCTCGGCAGCGCCGGTCATCTTGTTCTGGCGACCCATGGCCAGGATCTGGGTGAAGCCCACGTAGAAGAACAGGCCTTCCATCAGGCAGGCGAAAACGATCAGCGACTTCAGCAGCGTCTGGTCGTTCTCCAACGTGCCGGTCTTGAAGTCCGGATTCATGATCGCGTCGATGAACGGGATCAAGAACTCGTCCTTGTCGCGGATCGACTTCACCTCGTTGTAGGCGTTGAAGATCTCGCTCTCGTCCAGGCCGAGCGACTCGACGATGTATTGGTAGGCGTGGGTGTGAATCGCTTCCTCGAAGGCCTGGCGCAGCAGGAACTGGCGGCATTCGGGCGCGGTAATGTGCCGGTAGGTGCCCAGCACGATGTTGTTGGCGGCCAGCGAATCGGCGGTGACGAAGAAGCCGAGGTTGCGCTTGATGATGCGGCGCTCATCTTCGGTCAGACCGTTCGGGTCCTTCCAGAGCGCGATGTCGCGCGACATGTTCACTTCCTGCGGCATCCAGTGGTTGGCGCAGGTGGCGAGGTATTTTTCCCAGGCCCACTTGTACTTGAACGGCACCAGCTGGTTGACGTCAGTGGCGCCGTTGATGATGCGCTTGTCAGCGGCCTTCACGCGGCGCTCGGTGTGAGCGACGGGAGCCGAAACAGCGGGGGCGGAATGCGAGGGGGAGACTGAGGCGCTCGCGACCTGAGCAAGGCTCGGTGCGACATTCGGAGTGACTCTTGGAGCGGGCTTCAGTTCTTCTTCCCAATCAAGCATGGTGGGCTTCCTATCGAGGCGAATTATCAGAGTGTTGTGTTCAAACACCAAGGACTTCTTGACATCAATTCCGCTTCGCTGTTGCTCGAGTGCATCGACTTCTGATGCAGCTCGCGCCTCGCGCCGCGCTTCGAATCAAGCGTTCATCGATGCATCCACAAAAAGGGCCGTCGCCGTTTTGCATCGATGAACACTGGGTTCTCTCGCGATGAGGGAAAAACGTGGCCGCCCTTGCGGCCACGTTTCATCTCACCGATTTACTGGCAAGCCTCGCAGTCCGGGTTATCAATCGAGCAGAACTTGATATCGGTTGCAGGTGTGGCGTCTTGCGCAACAGAGGCCGTCTCGACAGCAGCCGGAGCCGCATGGATTGCGCCGCTTGAGCTCGACACCGAGTTGAGCTGACCCGACTTCGTGACCGTGCTCTTCTCGATCGAAGAGGCGCTGATGGTGCGCAGGTAGTAGGTCGTCTTCAGGCCGCGCAACCAGGCGAGCTTGTAGGTCTCGTCCAGCTTCTTGCCCGAAGCGCCGGCCATGTAGATGTTCAGGCTCTGCGCCTGGTCGATCCACTTCTGGCGACGCGCTGCGGCTTCCACCAGCCACTCGGTCTCGACCTCGAAGGCCGTGGCGTACAGGTTCTTCAGCTCTTCAGGCACGCGGTCGATGCGACGCAGCGAACCATCGAAGTGCTTCAGGTCCATCACCATCACGTCGTCCCACAGGCCCAGCTTCTTCAAGTCGCGGACCAGGGCTTCGTTGATGACGGTGAACTCGCCCGACAGGTTGGACTTGACCGAGAGATTGCCGAAGCAAGGCTCGATCGAGGCATCCACGCCGATGATGTTGGAGATGGTCGCGGTCGGAGCGATGGCGACGCAGTTGCTGTTGCGCATGCCGTGCTCGGCGATGCGGCCGCGCAGCGAGTTCCAGTCCATGGTCTGGCTGCGGTCCACCTCGACGTAGCCACCGCGGGCTTCGGCCAGCAGGTCCAGCGAATCGATCGGCAGGATGCCGCGGTCCCACAGCGAGCCGCGATAGCTGGAATAGCGACCACGCTCTTGCGCCAGCTCGGTCGAAGCCCAGTAGGCGTAGTAGCAGACGGCTTCCATCGAACGGTCGGCGAACTCCACCGCCTCTTGCGAGGCATAGGGCGTGCGCAGCGCGTACAGCGCGTCCTGGAAGCCCATGATGCCCAGGCCGACCGGACGGTGACGCAGGTTGGAATCGCGGGCCTTCTTGACGGCGTAGTAGTTGATGTCGATGACGTTGTCGAGCATGCGCATCGCCGTCGCCACCGTCTTCTTCAGCTTGGCATGGTCGATGCCGCCATCCTTCAGATGCTGCTTCAGGTTGACCGAGCCCAGATTGCAGACCGCGATTTCGCTGTCATTGGTGTTCAGCGTGATCTCGGTGCACAGATTCGACGAGTGCACCACGCCCACGTGCTGCTGCGGCGAACGCACATTGCAGGCGTCCTTGAAGGTGATCCAGGGATGGCCGGTCTCGAACAGCATCGAGAGCATCTTGCGCCACAGGTCCTTGGCCGGCATGCGCTTGAACAGCTTCAGCTCGCCACGGTCGGCCTTGGCTTCATAGGCGGTGTAGGCGGCTTCGAATTCCTTGCCGAACAGGTCGTGCAAGTCCGGGCAGGTGGACGGCGAGAAAAGCGTCCAGTCGCCACCGTCCATCACGCGGCGCATGAACAGGTCGGGAATCCAGTTCGCCGTGTTCATGTCGTGGGTGCGGCGGCGGTCGTCGCCGGTGTTTTTGCGCAGTTCCAGGAACTCTTCGATGTCCAGGTGCCAGGACTCCAGATAGGCGCAGACGGCGCCCTTGCGCTTGCCGCCCTGGTTCACGGCCACGGCCGTGTCGTTCACCACCTTCAGGAACGGCACCACGCCTTGCGACTTGCCGTTCGTGCCCTTGATGTGCGAGCCCAGCGCGCGCACCGGGGTCCAGTCGTTGCCCAGGCCGCCGGCGAACTTGGACAGCAGCGCGTTTTCCTTCAGTGCCTCGTAGATGCCGTCCAGGTCGTCAGCCACCGTCGTCAGATAGCAGCTCGACAGCTGCGAGCGGCGGGTGCCGGAGTTGAACAGCGTCGGCGTGCTCGACATGAAGTCGAAGCTCGACAGCACTTCATAGAACTCGATGGCGCGGGCTTCGCGGTCGATCTCGTTCAGCGCCAGGCCCATGGCCACGCGCATGAAGAAGGCCTGGGGCATCTCGATGCGACGACCCTCGACGTGCAGGAAGTAGCGATCGAACAGGGTCTGCAGGCCCAGGTAGTCGAACTGGAAGTCGCGGTCGGCCTTCAGCGCGCCGCCCAGCTTGGCCAGGTCGTACTGGGCCAGCTTCTCGTCCAGCAATTCGGCCTGGATGCCCTTCTTGATGAATTGCGGGAAGTACTCGGCATAGCGCGAATGCATCTCGGCCTGCGTCACTTCCTCGCCCAGGATTTCCTTGCGGACCGTGTGCATCAGCAGACGCGCCGTGGCCTGGCTGTAGCTGGGGTCCTTCTCGATCAGGGTACGGGCGGCCAGGATGGCGGCCTTGTAGACCTCGTCGATGGGCACGCCGTCGTACAGGTTGCGCTGGGTCTCGGCGAGGATGGGCTCGGCCTTGACGTCGGCACCCAGGCCTTCGCAAGACGAGCTGATCAGGGCCGAGAGCTTGGCCAGGTCCAGCGGCACGCGCTGGCCACCATCGACGACGAACAGCTCGGGCTGGACTTGCTTGGCAGCCACCGTCTCGCCCTGGCGCAGGCGCTCCTGCGAACGGCGCTCGCGGTACAGCACATAGGCGCGGGCCACTTCATGGTGGCCGCCGCGCATCAGGCCCAGTTCGACATGGTCCTGCACATCTTCAATATGGAAGGTGCCGCCGCTGGGACGCGAACGCAGCAGCGCGCGCACCACGCTCTCGGTCAGTGCATCCACCGTCTCGCGCACGCTGGCCGAAGCAGCACCGCTGGTGCCGTGCACCGCCAGGAAGGCCTTCATCAGGGCCACGGCGATCTTGCTTGGCTCGAACGAGACCACCGCGCCGTTGCGGCGGATGATCTGGTACGCGGCGTACGTCGACTGCGGTGCCGCGGCGCTGTCGATGCCGACCATGCGGCTGGCGCCTTCGGCGACGGCGGGCTGGGCGAGGTTGGTATGCATATCGGTCGAATTCCTTGTCTTGCTTCTGGTTCGAATCGGAATGGCAAAGCCGCGGCGGCACTGCGGCTGCAGCCGTGGCTTCATCTGGGTCTTGGTTCGGGGCCGCTCCCTGCGCCGCGCACGAGACGCGGGCAAGAGCCCCAGGGTTCCTGCAATCTGCCGTCAAGGATGAACAGCGGATCACCGGCCGATGCCTGGCCCCAGGATCCGCTCGCTGCGGGCGCAGCGTGGTCTGGAATGTCTCCGGGAACAGCTTTTGAGACGGGCATTGCGGTCTGGAACCGAGTCAGCAGGATAGCACGAAAGGACACTATATCTGGGGGTAGATGACCCTTCAAGCACTACCAATAGCGTGCGAACCCCGTTGACCTAGGGGTATGAAATCGCTAGCCGAGAGTCCGTTTGGCGGTCATTGCGCCAGGTCTTGCCTGGCTTGATCGCGAGCCATGCGCGTGCTGTTCGGCACCTGCGCGCTGCAGCCCGCGCCAATGCTGGCTTGCAGCGCGAAATGGCGTGCAAAGCCGCGTCAATCGGTGCTTTGCTTTCGCGGGTCCGGCCTGCGCCTGGGGCTGGGACAGTGCTCCCCGGATGTCTGTCGAGTGCTCACGCTGTAACAAGTGGCAAGCCACCACTAGGGATAGCCTGGGGCCCTCGCAAACCCTTGGGCTTCAGCTGTCGCCGCCGCCCTCGCCCACCGTGATGCCCAGCCGCGCCATGCGGTAGCGGATCTGCCGTAGCGACAGGCCCAGCGCGGCACCAGCCGCCGTGCGGTTGTAGCGATGCCGTTCCAGGGCACGCACCAGGATGTCGCGCTCGACCTCGTCCAGGAACAGGGCCAGGTCTTGCGGCAGCTGGACCACCTCCAGCGGGGCAGGCTGGGTTGGCGGCAGGCTGGCCAGCGGATCGTCAAGCGTGGCGAACTGCGAGTCGTCCAGCGCGGCGTCCGGCAAGTCCAGGTCCTCGGCATCGATGGTCTCGCCGCCCGACAGGGCCAGCGCGCGATGCAGCAGGTTCTCGAGCTCTCGCACATTGCCGGGGAAGGCATAGCGCGCCAGCTGGCCCAGAGCCTCGCCGGTCAGGCGCGGCGGTGGTGAGACGCCGGCGTCGCGGGCGATGCGCTCCAGTACCCGTTCGCTGATCGCCCCCAGGTCCTCGATGCGTTCGCGCAGCGGCGGCACGCGGATCTGGATCACATTGAGCCGGTAGAACAAGTCCTGGCGGAAGCGCCCCGCGGCCACCTCGGCACCCAGGTCCTTGTGGGTGGCGCTGACGATGCGCACATTGACCGGCGCTTCGCTGACCGCTCCTATCGGGCGCACCGAGCGCTCCTGGATGGCGCGAAGCAGCTTGCTCTGCATGGCCAGCGGCAGGTCGCCGATCTCGTCGAGGAACAGCGTGCCGCCATGCGCGGCCTTGAAAAAACCGTCCCGGTCCTCGTTGGCGCCTGTGAAAGCGCCCTTGCGGTAGCCGAAAAACTCGGCCTCAAGCAATTGCTCCGGGATGGCGCCGCAGTTCACCGCGACGAAGGGGCCCACGGCGCGGGCTCCGGCATCGTGGATCGCCCTGGACACCAACTCCTTGCCGGTACCCGATTCGCCTTGGAGCAGCACCGGCGCCATGCTGCGCGCGACCTTGCCTATCAGCGCCCGTACCTGGCGCATCGCCGAAGACTCGCCGGCCAGCCGCTGCAACGCCGACTTCAGCGCAGCACTTTCCTCGCCAGCCGCAGGCTCGGTCGGGATATCGACCACTGGCGTCGCGGGCTTGCTCGAACCGCGCACCGGACTGGGCGCCTCGGCCCTGGGACCACGGCCCAGCGCCGCAGCCACGACCATGCGGAACTGGCGCAGGTCCACCGGCTTGGTCAGATAGTCATAGGCCCCGGCCTTCAGCGCCTCGACCGCGTTCTCCGGCGAGCCGAAGGCCGTGATCACCAGGGTCTTCTCGTCACGAGCCTGGCGTTCCAGCCAGTTCAGCACGTCGAGGCCACTGCCATCGGGCAGCTTCATGTCGGTGATCACGGCGCTGAAGCGACGTGCCTGCAGTCGTTCCAGGGCGGCCTCCACCGTGCCGGCCGTCTCGAGTTCATAGCCCTCGCGCAGCAAGGTCAGCTCATAGAGCGTCAGCAGGTCGGGTTCGTCATCGATGACCAGCAGGCTTTGTTGGGCACTCATGCGGTGACTGCAGTGGAAGCGCTGATGCTGCGATTCAGGCTCAGCAGGAATTCATTGCCCGCCGACTTCGCGTCGCCATCGTGGCGGCGGTAGTCGATGCGGGCGCCATAGCGCTCGCAGAGCTCGCGGCAAATATACAAGCCCAGTCCGCTGCCCCGGCTGCGGGTCGAGAAGAAGGGCTCGAACAGGTGGCGCTCGACCTCGGGCGCGATGGGTGCGCCGAGATTGAAGACCGACAACACGACCGCACCATCGTTGCCGGACCGCAGGCTCACCCGCAGCGCCGCAGCCTGTCGCGGCGCATGGCGCAAGCCGTTGTCCAGCAGATTGATGACCACGCGCCGAAGATGCTCCGGCTCGAACTGCGCCCAGCAGCTGCTGGACGGCAATTCCAGTCTCAGCAGGCCGCCGACCTCGTGGCCCAGGCCATTGGTGCGAGCCCAGTCAGCACAGATGTCGGGCAGCAACCTGGCAAGGTCCAGCGGCACGGCCTGC from Pelomonas sp. SE-A7 harbors:
- a CDS encoding ribonucleoside-diphosphate reductase subunit alpha is translated as MVGIDSAAAPQSTYAAYQIIRRNGAVVSFEPSKIAVALMKAFLAVHGTSGAASASVRETVDALTESVVRALLRSRPSGGTFHIEDVQDHVELGLMRGGHHEVARAYVLYRERRSQERLRQGETVAAKQVQPELFVVDGGQRVPLDLAKLSALISSSCEGLGADVKAEPILAETQRNLYDGVPIDEVYKAAILAARTLIEKDPSYSQATARLLMHTVRKEILGEEVTQAEMHSRYAEYFPQFIKKGIQAELLDEKLAQYDLAKLGGALKADRDFQFDYLGLQTLFDRYFLHVEGRRIEMPQAFFMRVAMGLALNEIDREARAIEFYEVLSSFDFMSSTPTLFNSGTRRSQLSSCYLTTVADDLDGIYEALKENALLSKFAGGLGNDWTPVRALGSHIKGTNGKSQGVVPFLKVVNDTAVAVNQGGKRKGAVCAYLESWHLDIEEFLELRKNTGDDRRRTHDMNTANWIPDLFMRRVMDGGDWTLFSPSTCPDLHDLFGKEFEAAYTAYEAKADRGELKLFKRMPAKDLWRKMLSMLFETGHPWITFKDACNVRSPQQHVGVVHSSNLCTEITLNTNDSEIAVCNLGSVNLKQHLKDGGIDHAKLKKTVATAMRMLDNVIDINYYAVKKARDSNLRHRPVGLGIMGFQDALYALRTPYASQEAVEFADRSMEAVCYYAYWASTELAQERGRYSSYRGSLWDRGILPIDSLDLLAEARGGYVEVDRSQTMDWNSLRGRIAEHGMRNSNCVAIAPTATISNIIGVDASIEPCFGNLSVKSNLSGEFTVINEALVRDLKKLGLWDDVMVMDLKHFDGSLRRIDRVPEELKNLYATAFEVETEWLVEAAARRQKWIDQAQSLNIYMAGASGKKLDETYKLAWLRGLKTTYYLRTISASSIEKSTVTKSGQLNSVSSSSGAIHAAPAAVETASVAQDATPATDIKFCSIDNPDCEACQ
- a CDS encoding zinc-ribbon and DUF3426 domain-containing protein; this translates as MNLATRCTACGTIFRVVQDQLRVSDGWVRCGRCAEVFDAREQLFDMDREPPPPWPATPAAAPAATRRESEALEPEAPPPAPPPQPAWTEDDSHYEEPVEEPEAPPPAAPVTAPAPEPMTAGPREPHFDADPVFADDPEPSMDAPVIAIDPRPDVVLDPRLNEIAAEPAVTTSPATTATAAAAPTPEFLRKAQAQERWQRPGVRISLGLGCLLMLGLLAAQFTWQFRDMLASQYPALAPTLRTACESLGCKIQPWRHIESLSVEQSSLTQAGSGNHYKLGLSLRNKSDSELALPWVELNLTDAGGQLVARRMISPADFNLKADRIAARGEQPLQLVFGSSQRVSGYTVEIFYP
- a CDS encoding histone — encoded protein: MATAKKAPAKKAAPAKKAAPAKKPAAKKAAPAKKAAPAKKAAPAKKPAAKKAAPAKKAAAPKKAAPAKKPAAKKAAPAKKAAAPKKAAPAKKPAAKKAAPAKKAAAPKKAAAAKKPAAKKAAAPKKPAAKKAAAPKKAAAKPAAAKPAAAKPAAKPAAKKAAPAAKPAAAAPAPAAKTALSPQAAWPFPTGNKP
- the prmA gene encoding 50S ribosomal protein L11 methyltransferase, translated to MHELVLICSEDSVETVSDALMEVDALSVSVEDADADTDAEKALFGEPGMPVARSGWQRSVVRALFASEAEATECATLLLAQDWATDVHVQTIQQVPEQDWVRLTQSQFAPVEITPEFWIVPSWHEAPAQAVKVMRLDPGLAFGTGTHPTTRMCLRWIAGHGDNNQPWKRVLDYGCGSGILAIGAALHGAQNIDAVDIDPAAVISSEANAAANKVSLKAALPDAAQGEYPLVLANILATPLKLLAPLLCAHVAPGGHLVLAGILERQADELKQAYAPWLQLEVSDSEDGWILMTARRPG
- a CDS encoding sigma-54 dependent transcriptional regulator — translated: MSAQQSLLVIDDEPDLLTLYELTLLREGYELETAGTVEAALERLQARRFSAVITDMKLPDGSGLDVLNWLERQARDEKTLVITAFGSPENAVEALKAGAYDYLTKPVDLRQFRMVVAAALGRGPRAEAPSPVRGSSKPATPVVDIPTEPAAGEESAALKSALQRLAGESSAMRQVRALIGKVARSMAPVLLQGESGTGKELVSRAIHDAGARAVGPFVAVNCGAIPEQLLEAEFFGYRKGAFTGANEDRDGFFKAAHGGTLFLDEIGDLPLAMQSKLLRAIQERSVRPIGAVSEAPVNVRIVSATHKDLGAEVAAGRFRQDLFYRLNVIQIRVPPLRERIEDLGAISERVLERIARDAGVSPPPRLTGEALGQLARYAFPGNVRELENLLHRALALSGGETIDAEDLDLPDAALDDSQFATLDDPLASLPPTQPAPLEVVQLPQDLALFLDEVERDILVRALERHRYNRTAAGAALGLSLRQIRYRMARLGITVGEGGGDS
- a CDS encoding ribonucleotide-diphosphate reductase subunit beta, which gives rise to MLDWEEELKPAPRVTPNVAPSLAQVASASVSPSHSAPAVSAPVAHTERRVKAADKRIINGATDVNQLVPFKYKWAWEKYLATCANHWMPQEVNMSRDIALWKDPNGLTEDERRIIKRNLGFFVTADSLAANNIVLGTYRHITAPECRQFLLRQAFEEAIHTHAYQYIVESLGLDESEIFNAYNEVKSIRDKDEFLIPFIDAIMNPDFKTGTLENDQTLLKSLIVFACLMEGLFFYVGFTQILAMGRQNKMTGAAEQYQYILRDESMHCNFGIDLINQIKLENPQLWNAQFKAEIKALFLKAVELEYRYAEDTMPRGVLGLNASMFKGYLRFIANRRAVQIGLEELFPNEENPFPWMSEMIDLKKERNFFETRVIEYQSGGALSWD